The Gossypium arboreum isolate Shixiya-1 chromosome 2, ASM2569848v2, whole genome shotgun sequence region CGATGTACAAACAACAGAGTTATCGTGTTCAACTGGCCATATCCGGAACATTTTCTCAGCATCCGCCATCCTTCCACACCTAATGCACATATCTAACAATGCTGCTTCGACACAAACATTTGATCCAAAACCAAACTTGAGACAAAAGCCTTGAATTTGTTCACTAGCTTTCACATCCATGACCAACGCACATGCGTTAATAACGCTACTCAAACTGAAATCTGTTAACTCTAAACCTTCCTCCACCATTTCAATAAACAACTTTACTGCCTTCAAACCTTCACCATTTTTGCAAAATCCCGCCATAAGAGCATTATAAGAAATGCAATTCTTCTCCGGCATCTCATTGAAAACTTTCATAGCCAAATCCACTAACCCGAATTCCATATAGGCAGTAATCATTTGAGTCCAAGTAATAACATCCCTAATCGGCATGCTCTCAAACAAAACCGCAACATCTCGTACTCTACCACATTGAGTATAAAGTCCGATAAGCACATTATTCACACTCAAATTACCCTCTAATCCAGTTCTAATAGCGTGAGCATGAACTTCTTTGCCTTTCATAAAAGCATTACTTCCTTCACAGGCACTCAGAATAGAGGAAATAGTGAAAAAATCAGCTCTAAAACAACCAATTCCTTGCATAACACGGAAAAGTTCAAATGCTTTTTCATACATCCCTTCCTTCACTAAACATGAAATCACGGTATTCCATGATGCAACATCTCTTTGAGGCATTTCATCGAACACATTAAAAATGAGCCTCAAATTCCCAGTAAATTTCCAGTAAAACCCCATTAAAGCATTGGCTACAAAAGTACTATCCAAAAAACCCATTTTAACAACCAAACCATGAATTTGAAATCCCAATTCTGACTCCAAAACCCTAATACAAGCACTTAAAATTGCAACGAAAGTGAACTCATTAGGCTCAATACCTTCAGTCCTCATCTTCATAAAAAGTTCTATCGCTTTGCTTCCTTGATTCGATTTCGCAAAACCCGAAATCAACGAAGAGTAAGTTACTACATTAGGGCAAGAAAGAGAGGCAAAAACGTTGAGAGAATGGTTAAAAAGACCCAATTTCAGGTAAGCTAAAACAAGAGAATTCCCTAAATGGGTGTCTTCTTGAAGCTTGAGAGAACAAGCATGAACAGCTTTTGCCAATTCAGCGTCGGAGTACTGAACTGAAAGGTTAAGCAAAGTGAGTAAGGAATTAACGTCATTACAAATGTGGGGTTTGTAGTAGAGTGTGTGACAAGAGACTGCGGTGGTGGAAGCGAGGAGGAAGGGGCGGTGGTGGTGGGATTTGGGTTTCGGTTTGGGGAAGGAGAGATAAGAGGAGCACGGTGGATATGGCGGTGGTTTAGTAGGGAAGAGGTGGCGGTGGTGGGGGAGTGGCAGTGGGTGGTTTTGGGGATGGATAATGGTGGACATGGATTCAGACAAAAATTAGAGGCGTCAAACATACCTTTCTACTATAGTTTCTTTTAACTCTTGTTTATATCGTTTTGTTGCTCGTTAATCATTTAACTTCGCGTAGACTATAGACAAGCTCagttatattttattcattcaactttaaaatatttaaaaaattataaaatactcattcaaatattaaaaaaattttatttaaatcattaaattattcaaaaattttatttaaattattagacTATTATTTTTTTAGAAGTCCAATTAGCGAGCTTTAAGTGACAAATCGATGATTGGTATGATAAATCAATACTTACCGATGAGTAGTAGAACATACTTAAATCTAAGACGATCTGATAGTCAATGTCGAAGACAAGAGAagcaaatttttaaattttaattagcagatttataatattcaaattattttatacaaaaaaaattgaattatagaaAACAAGGAAAAAGACAACTTTTAATTGATATAAATAATACAAACCAAAAAGTCATATAACAACAATCTTAAAAACtcaattatgaaaaattataaaataatcatttaattacTCGATTTTACATTTTTTTGTCAACAATAATAAAATGAGTAACAAATATGACTACTTTTAAATTGACATAATAATAATTGAAGATCATAATAGTAAAGGGTAATAAAATTacacaatatataaatattaaaaattattttttaaatcaaGATTAAATTGACACGAATATCCAAATATAATAAGTtaaaattactattatattaGTTTTAAAAGCTATCAAGTTATTTTATTAACTCCTTTATCAGTAATTTTAACTGAATAATTTTATAACAttgcataatttaatttaatgcctaaaaataataataattggtTGACCACAAGTGTCGTCCACCCTGAAAAAAACACTTTTTAAACCATGAAGAAGATTTGGATGGAGGGGTATTTCAATAGGGAAATTCATTTCAATCAACATATTTAAAAGAGTCTAAAAATCTAATTGCCTCACTTGGCTAAAAGAGAACATTTGGATGTTGAATTATGCAATTTCCCCTAATTTATGTTATGGGAAATTTCCCCATCGTTATAAATATTTTTTGTAGCACAAACAGTATCGTACTGCCTGCGTGcagagaaaaagaaaatcaacTAGCAATAGCATgagcaccaaaaaaaaaaaaaaagtgattaatTATTTGTATATGAGAGCATCACGACCAGGTCCGACACCGATGTAATGGATAGGCACACCAACAAGTTCCTCTATCCTCTCGACATATTGTCGTGCAGCTTTCGGAAGATCCGAATAATTTCTGATAGAAGAAATATCGGATTGCCATCCAGGCAAAACTTCGTATTCAACCTATACACACACAAAGGAAATGAATTGCAAATTGCTTTGTATTGACCTTCTGACAAGTATGTAATAAGCTATTAAGGTAGAAAAGTTTACCAACCTTCAACTGTTCGAGAAGCTGAAGATCAGCTGGGAACGATTCCACCGGTGTACTATCAACATGTTTATAAGCAACGCCTAATTTAATTTCCGGAAGATCAGATAAAACATCCAATTTGGTGAGGTTTAGAGAAGAAAAGCCGTTAATCTCACAACAGAACTTGAGAGCAACTACATCGAGCCAACCACAACGACGAGGGCGGCCAGTTGTGGTGCCAAACTCCTGCCCGGCAAACCTAAGGATATCACCACCTTGACCAAGGATTTCGGTTGGGAAAGGACCAGAGCCAACTCTTGTGGTATATGCTTTCACCTGCACACAGTGTTTAAATTTGATGAACCATTTGATTTTATGTTTGCCTGTAATTCAAGCCaccaagaaaaataataaaaaagaatatTCACTTACAACTCCAATTAGATCACCCACAACTCTAGGAGCAATACCGAGCCCAGTGCAGATTCCACCAGCTGATGGACTGGAGGAAGTTACAAAAGGATAAGTACCGAAATCAATGTCGAGCATAGTAGCTTGGCCTCCTTCCACCAATATCCTCTTCTTCTGTGCAATCGATTCATTCATTACGTGCACAGTATCAGCAATGAAAGGCTCCAACCTCTCGGCATATCTCTTGTAGTTTTCAACCTCTTCTTTGAGCATTTCTGGAGTATAATTAAAATCCGGGAACCTTGAAGTCACGTCAGATAATAGATTATGAAGCTTCTGAGGGAAAGTATCCATGTGCCTCAAGTCACTTACTCTGATGCCATTCCTGTTCATCTTGCTCGAGTAAGCAGGTCCAATCCCTCTTCTAGTTGTACCGATAAATGACTTGTTAAGCTCAGCTTCCCTTAATCCATCAACTACTTGATGAAAATCAAATAGCAAATGAGCACGATCAGATACCAATATCCTCCCTTTGCAAGAAACCCCATTAGCTTCCAACCCATCGATTTCTTTGAATAAACCTGGCAAATGTACTACCACCCCATTTCCGATAACACACAGAGTCTCCTCGTTAAGGATACCAGAAGGAACAAGGTGAAGGGCAAACTTCTTTCCCTCTGAATTGTAAATTGTATGACCAGCATTCGCTCCGCCCTGACATCAGAAAAGAATAAttagaaaccacaaatttgagctgGCTAATTAAACTCTTTATATTATCATTACACGATGTACTTGCACCCTATCTAATGACCGTGCTTATGCTGTAGGAGTATAGTAGTCATACAAAAGCATGAAACAAATCAGTTATTAGTCCCTACTGTGATATGAACAACAGAACACATGCATAGGCAAGTCATATCAAGTTACTTCTGATCGGTAAACAAATCAGTAAATAGTCCCTATTGTGATATGAACAATCGAACTCATACTTATGTGTGATGAACAAATCAAAGCTAAAAATACCATGGAGGCCCCTATGCtaggagtcagattgcattttgcccccccTATTCAAAAAAATGGataatttttaacagtagaacTGGATAATATGACCCGTTTGctactaatttgcccattttttgagtagagggagcaaaatgcaatctgactcctGGTACAAGGGTcaccatggtacttttaccaacAATCAAACTCATATGATATGGAAGGGCAAGTCATACCATGTTACTTATGATCAGTAAACGAATCAGTAAATAGCCCTGACTGTGATTTGAACAATCGAACCCGTATGCAAGGGCAAGTCATATCATGTTACTTATGTATGAAATGTAAAAGTTCCTATCATAtcagaatatatacataaaatatatatctgCTCAAAAAAAACGCAAATAGCTAAAAGCTATATATTCAAACATAAATGACAAATATAGAAGTATAATCATACAAAATAAATTTCAGTCATTATTCAATAAAAAATCAGCTACTATATGTGATATTCCGAATACTTTTAACAACAAAATTAATAAGATTCCACGTCAAGCATTTCGTCGACTTGCTAAGTTACATTGCAGAATCAATTAAGCTCATTATccaaaaattaacatataataacaCTGATAATTACTctttttctagaaaataaatgaaatttattttttctGAATACATCTAAAATGTTGCCAAAGCAAAATGATATTATAatacattaattaaaaaataataaaatggctTAATTTGCACATCAGTTATCATTTAAACTTTCTCGGCGAGATTACTTTAATCAtcaataattcaaaaataaaatgcataaaaaaatagGCGTATAGGAGTAGTACCTGACAGCGAGCAACGATGTCGAAGTGTTGAGCCAAGATATCAACAAGCTTGCCTTTGCCTTCATCACCCCATTGAGATCCCAACACACCGGAAACCTGACTCAGCGAACCGATACGATTCAGAGACTCACTGGAAGCTGACTCGGCAACGGTCAAAGAAGAGGAGGCGACGGGCTTCAAGGAACAGAAAACGAAGTTACGGCGGTGGTGTTGAAAGTGTAGAGTGGGCCGCCGGTAGCTACACCGGGAGGTGGCGACTGGGGTGGGGTCGAGTACGAGAGATGAGCAATTCATTGTTAAATAAGAACAGGCACTGAGGCGAGGGTTTTGGTTTTTGAAGGTAACAGAGAGAATGAAGTTTTAAAGGAGTTTATACACTAAAATTTAGGTCAGCTCTTGGGAGCCGTTAGATCTAATATTTTAAAATCTGAACCgcttaaataaagaaaaaaatctaaaaaaataggGGTACCTACATGGTCTCTTAACTATTTAATCGGttctatttttgttatttttaactattaatttttttgatttagtcacttaattattttctaaattaaatattttagtcactttccTTTTACTTGTGAATAACTCGAAATTCTTTTGTGGGCTTTTTATTGGCTCAATAATAAATTTAGCATTCTAAtgtttacatattttatcaactTTATcacaaataaaaataacaaatttaacattcaatatttacaaattttagaattaaaattaaaatgaaaaattctctAACATTAAGgcttaatttgttaaatttttatatttaggatcaaattgataacatttgagggctaaatttgttattagaccAATAAAAAAACTCACTTTAACAATAGCTAACAgtagagtgactaaaatatttaatttcaaaagttaaatgactaaattaaaaaattaatagttaagtgaataaaataaaaccaattgCATAGTTAGGTGATCGTTCTTGAAGTTTATCCAAATAAGGATAAAAGCATAGAAATCTTGGTTAAAAGAAGGTTTAAATTCCGTCCATATGGATTTAATCATTACActttattttggtcatttttagtctgatataacaaatatattatcacatatataatGGCATGTTATGTGGCTATTTAAATATATTACTCATAAAAAGTCAATTATAGATTTAAAGACTAACGCTAGATTTAAAGACTAACGCTTGCGTTGATGCTGGAATTTCAAAGAATATATGGACTAATAATCATATAATTGAAGAACATGGACTAAATTAACAACTTTAGGTATAGTACCGAGGATGTTTGAACCAGCCCAAACCAGCCGACTAGGTCCCAATCCAAAGAATGGTTTTGAATCGATTAGATCGAGAATCGATACAGAACTAGTTGAactatttaaaaaaaatggttgaaTCAACAGTTGGACcagatttttcatttttaatttttaataatttctaatcAAACCAATTGCACTGGTTTAACTACCAATCTAGTCTAAAAAAACATTGTACACgactaatagtaaaatttaaccaaacaaatttaatttctaTTGTTTGACccgtattaaaattttaaaatttggaaaataaaagactaaaattaatcaattcaaaagtataaaaattaaaattgaacaaattaaagtataataacTAAATTAACAACTTATGCAGAGTACAAGGACTAATaatagaatttaataaaaaaattccaAGACAAGTACCAAAATAAAATCCAACCGTCCAAGTCAAAATTCGATTTCTTGTTGGCAGTTGACAAAAAAcacttacaaaaaaaaattaatttgaattatTATACTCGCAATTAAAatattgataacatataaaatttaaaattatttgaatccATCATAACTCGCTTGACTCAATTTGAGCTCAAATCCGAAAAGTCCAAACCTGAAAAAATTCGAGTCTAAAAAAGTTCAAGTCTAAGAAAATTGAAACTTGTAATAGATTCGAACTCAAAAAAACTTGAACTTAAATTAACTCAAACCCGAAATAAACTCAATCCGAGTCCGCCCGTTTTCTAACTCTACTTGATATTAATTAAAAGGGAACAAAAAAGATAAATATCAATTTATAGATGAAATTTATTGCAATATGATTTAATCCACGAATTACTAAAATTATTATTCCATATTTAAgttataaatgaaaaaaaaagaatatattattttgaaattcaacataaatataatataattaaattatttcacatCTACTGAGtgaaaaacaaaattatataataaatatatttataaaaaaattgatataaaaattgatataaataaaatattagccTTTTTGTTAAAAAAACAGGTTAAGTTTTAGTTGAAAtggtaaattataaattttaaaattattgagaTTTGGGTTCAAACTTAAATGGGTAAACTACATCATAGGTCATCTAACTATGGatcattttcttttttgattaccaattatgatt contains the following coding sequences:
- the LOC108462429 gene encoding pentatricopeptide repeat-containing protein At5g03800, whose product is MSTIIHPQNHPLPLPHHRHLFPTKPPPYPPCSSYLSFPKPKPKSHHHRPFLLASTTAVSCHTLYYKPHICNDVNSLLTLLNLSVQYSDAELAKAVHACSLKLQEDTHLGNSLVLAYLKLGLFNHSLNVFASLSCPNVVTYSSLISGFAKSNQGSKAIELFMKMRTEGIEPNEFTFVAILSACIRVLESELGFQIHGLVVKMGFLDSTFVANALMGFYWKFTGNLRLIFNVFDEMPQRDVASWNTVISCLVKEGMYEKAFELFRVMQGIGCFRADFFTISSILSACEGSNAFMKGKEVHAHAIRTGLEGNLSVNNVLIGLYTQCGRVRDVAVLFESMPIRDVITWTQMITAYMEFGLVDLAMKVFNEMPEKNCISYNALMAGFCKNGEGLKAVKLFIEMVEEGLELTDFSLSSVINACALVMDVKASEQIQGFCLKFGFGSNVCVEAALLDMCIRCGRMADAEKMFRIWPVEHDNSVVCTSMLCGYARNGQPDEAVLFFLRCRLEGTMDLDEVTLTSILGACGTLGFEKMGEQIHCYALKTGFVTDLGVLNSIISMYAKCGNMNDAIKVFDIMPIRDVISWNALIAGHILHRQGDEALAVWSTMEEAGIRPDTITLFLVLSAYRHTNLDLVDDCRKLFLSMRTDYDIEPTSEHHASFVSVLGQWGLLEEAEETIENMTVEPKASVWRALLNSCRIRLNTTIGKRVAKHILAMKPQDPSTYILVSNLYSASGRWHCSETVREDMREKGFRKNPARSWIIHQNNIHPFYTRDKSHPLTKDIYRGLEILVMECQKAGYVPDTSFVLHEVEEHQKKEFLLYHSAKLAATYGILMTKHREPIRIVKNIHMCGDCHTFMKYVSIITKREILVRDASGFHCFRNGQCCCKDYW
- the LOC108461132 gene encoding adenylosuccinate synthetase 2, chloroplastic, whose translation is MNCSSLVLDPTPVATSRCSYRRPTLHFQHHRRNFVFCSLKPVASSSLTVAESASSESLNRIGSLSQVSGVLGSQWGDEGKGKLVDILAQHFDIVARCQGGANAGHTIYNSEGKKFALHLVPSGILNEETLCVIGNGVVVHLPGLFKEIDGLEANGVSCKGRILVSDRAHLLFDFHQVVDGLREAELNKSFIGTTRRGIGPAYSSKMNRNGIRVSDLRHMDTFPQKLHNLLSDVTSRFPDFNYTPEMLKEEVENYKRYAERLEPFIADTVHVMNESIAQKKRILVEGGQATMLDIDFGTYPFVTSSSPSAGGICTGLGIAPRVVGDLIGVVKAYTTRVGSGPFPTEILGQGGDILRFAGQEFGTTTGRPRRCGWLDVVALKFCCEINGFSSLNLTKLDVLSDLPEIKLGVAYKHVDSTPVESFPADLQLLEQLKVEYEVLPGWQSDISSIRNYSDLPKAARQYVERIEELVGVPIHYIGVGPGRDALIYK